A single region of the Streptomyces caelestis genome encodes:
- a CDS encoding ArsR/SmtB family transcription factor, which produces MISFRLDAADLADTRFAISPLREVMGSLRALRAPALYPLHVRWRAAVLQQLDPADARLLAALVGDTLALPDFLTPRPASFAPTLDEQLTVVRATPARTVRRDLLAAHAPRPLPVALRAVTAPGDAPVAELLEELCALLRRYWESALLPSWPRMRLVLEADITHRARQLATGGARLLFADLHRNLRWDDGVLRVDRMRGRHHVDGSGRGLRLVPSLFAHQPAPPVSAAEPPMLAYPSRGAATLWEQEPEPDAPALTALLGAPRSTLLRLLAEPLPTVELARRLGVTPSAVSQHLRVLHATGLVTRARDGRRVLYRRSPLGEQLARHGTA; this is translated from the coding sequence ATGATCAGCTTCCGGCTCGACGCCGCGGACCTCGCCGACACCCGCTTCGCGATCTCGCCCCTGCGCGAGGTGATGGGCAGCCTCCGTGCCCTGCGCGCCCCCGCCCTCTATCCCCTGCACGTCCGGTGGCGCGCCGCCGTGCTCCAGCAGCTCGACCCGGCCGACGCCCGGCTGCTCGCGGCCCTGGTGGGGGACACCCTGGCCCTGCCCGACTTCCTGACGCCCAGACCGGCGTCCTTCGCGCCCACCCTCGACGAGCAGCTGACCGTCGTACGCGCCACACCCGCGCGGACCGTACGGCGCGACCTGCTCGCCGCGCACGCGCCCAGACCTCTGCCGGTTGCCCTGCGGGCGGTCACCGCGCCTGGTGACGCTCCCGTCGCGGAGCTGCTGGAGGAGCTGTGCGCACTCCTGCGGCGGTACTGGGAGTCGGCGCTGCTGCCGTCCTGGCCGCGGATGCGGCTCGTGCTGGAGGCCGACATCACCCACCGGGCACGGCAGCTGGCCACCGGCGGCGCCCGGCTGCTCTTCGCCGACCTGCACCGCAATCTGCGCTGGGACGACGGCGTCCTGCGCGTCGACCGGATGCGCGGACGCCACCACGTGGACGGCTCCGGACGCGGACTGCGCCTCGTGCCGTCCCTGTTCGCGCACCAGCCGGCGCCCCCGGTCAGCGCCGCGGAACCGCCGATGCTCGCCTACCCCAGCCGGGGCGCCGCCACCCTGTGGGAACAGGAGCCCGAGCCGGACGCCCCCGCCCTGACGGCCCTGCTCGGCGCGCCCCGCAGCACGCTGCTGCGGCTGCTGGCCGAGCCCCTGCCGACGGTGGAGCTGGCCCGGCGCCTCGGGGTGACCCCGAGCGCCGTGTCCCAGCACCTGCGCGTGCTGCACGCGACGGGCCTGGTCACCCGCGCCCGCGACGGCCGCCGCGTCCTGTACCGGCGCAGCCCACTGGGGGAGCAGCTGGCCCGGCACGGCACGGCCTGA
- a CDS encoding MFS transporter codes for MILALALVCGAAVGNVYFPQALSPLIASGLHVSPDAAAGVVTATQFGYAAGICVLVPLGDRLPYRPLLVTLLTLTGLGLFAASAAPGLVPLVVASALVGVTTVVAPLAGPLAAGLVPEERRGVTGGTLLSGSLAGMLLSRTVGGALGDWLGWRAPYVLAAVLSLAVAALSARLLPLTCPPSSQGYVALLAEPLRLLRTELGLRRSCLYQALVFAGFSAVWTGVALLLTGPVYGMGAGAVGLLALVNAVTMVCTPVAGRQVDRRGPDAVNRVCFLVVGASAAVLALGGLGGAAGVAALVVGTLLLDVGMQSGMVANTVRIQGLRAEVRSRLTTAYMTCAYLGGAVGSWLGTRAYGRFGWLGVCALVAALTAVALARHRGATRRTAGRLRRTAAPGSDTAGPTMAARAAATSREETS; via the coding sequence GTGATCCTGGCCCTGGCGCTCGTCTGCGGCGCGGCCGTGGGCAACGTCTACTTCCCCCAGGCCCTCAGCCCGCTGATCGCGTCCGGGCTGCACGTCTCGCCCGACGCGGCCGCCGGCGTCGTCACCGCGACGCAGTTCGGCTACGCGGCCGGGATCTGCGTGCTCGTCCCGCTCGGCGACCGCCTCCCGTACCGACCGCTGCTGGTCACGCTGCTCACGCTGACCGGCCTCGGGCTGTTCGCGGCGAGCGCCGCGCCGGGGTTGGTGCCGCTGGTCGTCGCCAGTGCCCTGGTGGGGGTGACGACGGTCGTGGCACCGCTCGCCGGGCCGCTGGCGGCCGGCCTGGTACCGGAGGAACGGCGTGGTGTCACCGGCGGCACCCTGCTGAGCGGCTCCCTCGCGGGCATGCTGCTGTCGCGCACCGTCGGCGGCGCGCTCGGCGACTGGCTGGGCTGGCGGGCACCGTACGTCCTGGCCGCCGTGCTGTCCCTGGCGGTGGCCGCGCTGTCGGCGCGTCTGCTTCCGCTGACGTGCCCGCCCTCCTCCCAGGGCTACGTCGCGCTCCTGGCCGAGCCTCTGCGGCTGCTGCGCACGGAACTGGGTCTGCGCCGCTCCTGCCTGTACCAGGCCCTGGTGTTCGCGGGGTTCTCCGCTGTGTGGACGGGTGTGGCGCTGCTGCTCACCGGCCCGGTGTACGGCATGGGTGCGGGGGCCGTGGGGCTGCTCGCCCTGGTCAACGCGGTGACCATGGTGTGCACGCCGGTCGCGGGCCGCCAGGTCGACCGGCGGGGGCCGGACGCGGTGAACCGGGTGTGCTTCCTGGTGGTGGGGGCCTCGGCCGCCGTGCTGGCGCTGGGCGGTCTCGGCGGTGCGGCGGGGGTGGCGGCCCTGGTCGTGGGCACGCTGCTGCTCGACGTCGGCATGCAGTCCGGGATGGTCGCCAACACGGTGCGGATCCAGGGGCTGCGCGCGGAGGTGCGCAGCCGGCTCACCACCGCCTATATGACCTGCGCGTATCTTGGTGGCGCCGTCGGCTCCTGGCTGGGCACGCGTGCGTACGGCCGCTTCGGGTGGCTCGGGGTGTGCGCGCTGGTCGCGGCGCTCACGGCCGTGGCCCTCGCCCGGCACCGGGGCGCCACCCGCCGTACGGCGGGAAGGCTCCGCCGTACGGCGGCGCCCGGGTCCGACACGGCGGGACCGACCATGGCCGCACGAGCCGCCGCGACCTCGCGTGAGGAGACGTCATGA
- a CDS encoding FAD-dependent oxidoreductase encodes MPILQEPREPRTVTLPERPAQHGGRTQVLVVGGGPAGCAAAVAAADAGAEVVLVERYGFLGGNATAALVMPLMSFHNEHRQATFTESGDEARLLPTDHGEGEPVVQGVLWQLLDRLMGRGGCLKPSPRTGYTVPFDPELFKLVLLEMMDEAGVRMLFHAFASTALRLDDGWRVVFETKSGPVVIDADVVVDGTGDGDVAAACGAPYEIGRPEDGLVQPMTLMFRVADFARPDFAEYVREHPDQWRGVHGLWDLVEEARADGDLRLPREDILFFATPHPREVSINSTRVNRVLGTSVWDLTRAEYTARHQLAQIDRFLRTRVPGFEESYVVQSGTHIGVRETRRVVGDYHLTGHDILAARRFPDVVAHGAYPVDIHNPRGSGTVLKRVPTGSFYDIPLRCLVPKGTERLLVAGRCISGTHVAHSSYRVMPIAMATGQAAGVCAALTVRHGHGPRGVPYRLVQRELLRQGARLRIDVPVAG; translated from the coding sequence ATGCCGATCCTGCAAGAACCGCGCGAGCCCCGCACGGTCACCCTGCCCGAGCGGCCCGCCCAGCACGGCGGCCGGACGCAGGTCCTGGTGGTCGGCGGCGGCCCGGCCGGGTGCGCCGCCGCGGTCGCGGCGGCCGACGCCGGGGCCGAGGTCGTCCTGGTGGAGCGCTACGGGTTCCTCGGCGGCAACGCGACCGCGGCGCTGGTCATGCCGCTGATGTCGTTCCACAACGAGCACAGGCAGGCCACGTTCACCGAGTCCGGGGACGAAGCCCGGCTGCTCCCCACCGACCACGGCGAGGGCGAACCGGTCGTCCAGGGCGTGCTGTGGCAGCTGCTGGACCGGCTCATGGGGCGCGGCGGCTGTCTGAAGCCCTCCCCGAGGACCGGATACACGGTTCCCTTCGACCCGGAGCTCTTCAAGCTGGTCCTGCTCGAGATGATGGACGAGGCGGGTGTGCGGATGCTGTTCCACGCCTTCGCCTCCACCGCGCTGCGCCTCGACGACGGCTGGCGTGTGGTGTTCGAGACCAAGTCGGGGCCGGTGGTGATCGACGCCGACGTGGTCGTGGACGGCACGGGCGACGGCGACGTCGCGGCGGCCTGCGGGGCGCCGTACGAGATCGGCCGGCCGGAGGACGGGCTGGTGCAGCCGATGACGCTGATGTTCCGGGTCGCGGACTTCGCCCGGCCCGACTTCGCGGAGTACGTGCGGGAACATCCCGACCAGTGGCGCGGGGTGCACGGCCTGTGGGACCTGGTCGAGGAGGCCCGGGCCGACGGTGATCTGCGGCTGCCGCGCGAGGACATCCTGTTCTTCGCGACGCCGCACCCGCGCGAGGTCAGCATCAACAGCACCCGCGTGAACAGGGTGCTCGGCACCAGCGTGTGGGACCTGACCCGGGCCGAGTACACCGCCCGGCACCAGCTCGCGCAGATCGACCGCTTCCTGCGCACGCGCGTGCCCGGCTTCGAGGAGTCGTACGTGGTGCAGAGCGGCACCCACATCGGCGTCCGGGAGACCCGGCGCGTGGTCGGCGACTACCACCTCACCGGCCACGACATCCTGGCCGCCCGCCGCTTCCCGGACGTCGTCGCGCACGGCGCCTACCCGGTCGACATCCACAACCCGCGCGGCTCCGGAACGGTCCTGAAGCGGGTGCCCACGGGCAGCTTCTACGACATCCCGCTGCGCTGCCTCGTGCCGAAGGGCACGGAGCGGCTGCTGGTGGCGGGCCGCTGCATCTCGGGGACGCACGTGGCGCACTCGTCGTACCGGGTCATGCCGATCGCGATGGCCACCGGGCAGGCGGCCGGCGTGTGCGCCGCGCTGACCGTGCGCCACGGGCACGGGCCGCGGGGTGTGCCGTACCGGCTCGTGCAGCGGGAACTGCTGCGGCAGGGCGCCCGGTTGCGCATCGACGTGCCGGTGGCCGGCTGA
- a CDS encoding GlxA family transcriptional regulator, producing MTDRRIVFVVFDGFQPLDLTGPHEVFHSAGDDYVCEVVAPRAGPVRSGSGLLVHAEHGVADLGPAGIDTLVVVGGGGVDRARQDAALVSWIAAAAAGARRVASVCSGVFLLAAAGLLDGRRVTTHWAREEQLAREHPEVRVDCEPIFVRDGRVWTSAGVTAGMDLALALVEDDLGRDVAHAVARRLVLFLRRPGGQSQFSVALWARQPATDPVRAAVTAIHADPGARHDIAGLAAHAGLSPRHLQRRFTAELGVPPAAYVERVRVEAAQRALTEGDEPVEAIARRYGFATAETLRRTFHRRLGTAPSDYRARFRSTAEPAGAHHVS from the coding sequence GTGACCGATCGCCGTATCGTCTTCGTCGTCTTCGACGGCTTCCAGCCGCTCGATCTCACCGGCCCGCACGAGGTGTTCCACAGCGCGGGCGACGACTACGTCTGCGAGGTCGTGGCGCCCCGGGCGGGACCCGTCAGGTCGGGCAGCGGGCTGCTCGTGCATGCCGAGCACGGCGTGGCGGACCTCGGCCCGGCCGGGATCGACACGCTCGTGGTGGTCGGCGGCGGGGGTGTCGACCGGGCCCGGCAGGACGCGGCGCTGGTCTCCTGGATCGCCGCCGCGGCGGCCGGTGCGCGGCGCGTCGCCTCGGTGTGCAGCGGGGTGTTCCTGCTGGCGGCGGCGGGGCTGCTGGACGGGCGCCGGGTCACCACGCACTGGGCGCGCGAGGAGCAGTTGGCCCGGGAGCACCCCGAGGTGCGGGTGGACTGCGAGCCGATCTTCGTCCGGGACGGGCGGGTGTGGACGTCGGCCGGTGTGACGGCCGGTATGGATCTGGCGCTCGCCCTGGTGGAGGACGATCTGGGCCGGGACGTCGCGCACGCGGTGGCCCGCCGGCTGGTGCTGTTCCTGCGCCGGCCGGGCGGCCAGTCGCAGTTCAGCGTGGCGTTGTGGGCGCGGCAGCCGGCGACGGACCCGGTGCGGGCCGCCGTCACCGCGATCCACGCCGATCCGGGCGCCCGGCACGACATCGCCGGGCTGGCCGCGCACGCCGGGCTGAGCCCACGGCACCTCCAGCGCCGTTTCACCGCCGAACTGGGCGTGCCGCCGGCCGCGTACGTCGAGCGGGTGCGCGTCGAGGCGGCCCAGCGCGCCCTCACCGAGGGGGACGAACCGGTCGAGGCCATCGCCCGCCGCTACGGCTTCGCCACCGCCGAGACCCTGCGCCGCACGTTCCACCGCCGGCTCGGCACCGCACCGTCGGACTACCGCGCCCGCTTCCGCTCCACCGCGGAACCCGCCGGCGCTCACCACGTCTCCTAG
- a CDS encoding dienelactone hydrolase family protein: MISQTVLVPADGVTLTGDLTVPPAARAVVLFAHGSGSSRHSPRNREVAAGLRTVGLGTLLIDLLTEEEERLDVRTAELRFDIPLLGRRLVAAIDWLAQSPGTQGLPVVLFGASTGAGAALVAAAERPDRVPAVVSRGGRPDLAGDALDAVRAPVLLIVGGRDRQVLRLNEEAARRLHVPHTLHVVPGATHLFEERGALDQVTEVARQWCHDQLRTVAG; this comes from the coding sequence ATGATCTCCCAGACCGTCCTCGTGCCCGCCGACGGCGTGACGCTCACCGGTGATCTGACCGTGCCGCCGGCCGCCCGCGCGGTCGTGCTGTTCGCGCACGGCAGTGGCAGCTCCCGGCACAGTCCCCGCAACCGTGAGGTCGCCGCCGGCCTGCGCACCGTCGGTCTCGGCACCCTGCTGATCGACCTGCTCACCGAGGAGGAGGAACGGCTGGACGTCCGCACCGCCGAACTCCGCTTCGACATCCCCCTGCTGGGCCGTCGGCTGGTGGCCGCCATCGACTGGCTGGCACAGTCGCCCGGCACCCAGGGCCTGCCCGTCGTCCTGTTCGGCGCCAGCACCGGCGCGGGCGCGGCCCTGGTCGCCGCCGCCGAACGCCCCGACCGGGTGCCGGCGGTCGTCTCGCGCGGCGGGCGGCCCGACCTGGCGGGCGACGCCCTGGACGCCGTCCGGGCTCCGGTGCTGCTGATCGTGGGCGGCCGGGACCGGCAGGTGCTGCGGCTCAACGAGGAAGCGGCCCGGCGGCTGCACGTCCCGCACACCCTCCACGTGGTGCCCGGCGCCACGCATCTGTTCGAGGAGCGGGGCGCGCTCGACCAGGTCACCGAGGTGGCCCGGCAGTGGTGCCACGACCAGCTGCGGACGGTGGCCGGCTGA
- a CDS encoding polysaccharide pyruvyl transferase family protein, translated as MTTAPSHPQPARPGPRIGVLGSYGGFNIGDESILTCVLRCLRAQRPEARLVVFSRNAEHTRAHHPGADEVVDWEGVSRNPVLDALASLDVLVLGGGGLLFDGEARRYLRLVRAAQERGIRTFAYAIGAGPLREAEDREAVRNVLADMDDVVVRDEESKLVLEEVGVERDVVVTADPALLLEPEPFTDEMMRHEGVPTDSRLVGMSVREPGRAAEKLDEGDYHALLADVADFLVRRLDAHVVFLPMERHDVRHAHAVLSHMTAPDKGRILHGSYSPGQVLGFMRHLDLAVGMRLHFVIFAALSGLPVLPLPYSGKVFDFARRMGAPALVGVAREQAGLLLAEVDRLWDEYPERRDELHSRVRELSTQALETCARCGVLLDEVDGGMEAALSTAPALEAQTEPPHPPTAEPRPLGV; from the coding sequence ATGACCACTGCCCCTTCTCATCCGCAGCCCGCCCGGCCGGGCCCGCGCATCGGCGTGCTGGGTTCGTACGGCGGCTTCAACATCGGCGACGAGTCGATCCTGACCTGTGTGCTGCGCTGTCTGCGCGCCCAGCGGCCCGAGGCGCGGCTGGTCGTCTTCAGCCGGAACGCCGAGCACACCCGGGCCCATCACCCGGGCGCCGACGAGGTGGTGGACTGGGAGGGCGTCAGCCGCAACCCCGTCCTGGACGCGCTGGCCTCCCTGGACGTGCTGGTCCTGGGCGGTGGCGGGCTCCTCTTCGACGGTGAGGCCCGCCGTTATCTGCGCCTGGTCCGGGCCGCCCAGGAGCGCGGCATCCGTACCTTCGCCTACGCCATCGGGGCCGGTCCGCTGCGCGAGGCCGAGGACCGGGAGGCCGTACGCAACGTGCTGGCGGACATGGACGACGTCGTGGTGCGGGACGAGGAGTCCAAGCTGGTGCTGGAGGAGGTCGGTGTCGAACGCGATGTCGTCGTCACCGCCGATCCGGCGCTGCTGCTGGAGCCGGAGCCGTTCACCGACGAGATGATGCGCCACGAGGGCGTGCCCACCGACTCGCGTCTGGTGGGGATGTCGGTGCGGGAGCCCGGCCGGGCGGCCGAGAAGCTGGACGAGGGCGACTACCACGCGCTGCTCGCCGACGTCGCCGACTTTCTCGTCCGCCGGCTGGACGCCCACGTGGTGTTCCTGCCGATGGAGCGGCACGACGTACGGCACGCCCACGCCGTGCTGTCCCACATGACCGCTCCCGACAAGGGGCGGATCCTGCACGGCTCGTACAGCCCGGGGCAGGTCCTGGGCTTCATGCGCCATCTCGACCTGGCGGTCGGCATGCGCCTGCACTTCGTGATCTTCGCGGCGCTCTCCGGGCTGCCGGTGCTGCCGCTCCCCTACTCCGGCAAGGTCTTCGACTTCGCACGCCGGATGGGGGCCCCGGCCCTGGTGGGTGTGGCGCGGGAGCAGGCCGGGCTGCTGCTGGCCGAGGTGGACCGGCTGTGGGACGAGTACCCGGAGCGCCGGGACGAGCTGCACTCCCGCGTCCGGGAGCTGTCCACCCAGGCCCTGGAGACCTGCGCACGCTGCGGCGTGCTGCTGGACGAGGTCGACGGCGGCATGGAGGCCGCCCTGAGTACCGCTCCTGCCCTGGAGGCGCAGACAGAACCACCGCATCCGCCCACTGCCGAACCCCGCCCGCTGGGCGTGTGA
- a CDS encoding LysR family transcriptional regulator, translated as MIDLRRLHVLRAVAHYGTVTAAARALHFTPSAASQQIRQLARDLGVDLLEPQGRGVRLTPAAESLLAHADAIQARWDQAELDLRADHGAPSGVLRVTGFPVAISVLLAPMAARLGERHPRLSVRITEAGVPESFDLLFEGDIDLAIVESTPHNPPLSDARFDQQPLLDDPFDLVVPDGHRLAGRSRVHLAEAAHEAWIAPVEESSCRTHVLSACGAAGFSPGVVHHTLDWNAAAHLVAHGLGVALIPRLAHLTPHLPITRVRCEGNPHRKLLTCTRGGGHARPAVAAALQELQELAPTAVA; from the coding sequence ATGATTGATCTGCGCCGGCTGCACGTCCTGAGGGCGGTCGCCCACTACGGCACGGTCACCGCGGCCGCCCGGGCCCTGCACTTCACCCCGTCCGCCGCCTCCCAGCAGATCCGGCAGCTCGCCCGCGACCTGGGCGTCGACCTGCTGGAGCCGCAGGGGCGCGGGGTCCGTCTCACTCCGGCCGCCGAGAGCCTGCTGGCGCACGCCGACGCGATCCAGGCCCGCTGGGACCAGGCGGAACTCGATCTGCGGGCGGACCACGGGGCGCCGTCCGGGGTGTTGCGTGTGACGGGCTTCCCCGTGGCCATCTCGGTGCTGCTGGCGCCGATGGCGGCCCGGCTGGGGGAGCGGCACCCGCGGCTGTCCGTACGGATCACCGAGGCGGGCGTCCCGGAGAGCTTCGACCTCCTCTTCGAGGGGGACATCGACCTGGCGATCGTCGAGTCCACCCCGCACAACCCGCCGCTGAGCGACGCGCGGTTCGACCAGCAGCCGTTGCTCGACGACCCGTTCGACCTGGTCGTCCCCGACGGGCACCGGCTGGCCGGACGGTCCCGGGTCCATCTCGCGGAGGCAGCACACGAGGCGTGGATCGCGCCGGTGGAGGAGAGTTCCTGCCGCACGCACGTCCTGTCCGCCTGCGGTGCGGCCGGATTCAGCCCCGGCGTCGTCCATCACACCCTGGACTGGAACGCCGCCGCCCACCTCGTCGCGCACGGGCTCGGCGTCGCCCTCATCCCCCGCCTCGCGCATCTGACGCCCCATCTCCCGATCACCCGGGTGCGCTGCGAGGGCAACCCCCACCGCAAGCTCCTGACCTGCACCCGCGGCGGCGGCCACGCCCGCCCGGCGGTGGCGGCGGCCCTCCAGGAACTACAAGAACTGGCCCCGACCGCTGTCGCCTGA
- a CDS encoding CaiB/BaiF CoA transferase family protein: MSVQRYPLAGVTVVSLEQAVAAPYATRQLADLGARVIKVERPGGGDFARRYDTTVHGHSSYFVWLNRSKESLTLDLKDPRGREILHELLDGADVFVQNLAPGAAGRLGLDAATVTSRRPGLIPCTISGWGTTGPWADRKAYDLLVQCQTGLVSLTGTPEGTARTGISVADIAAGMYAYSGVLTALYTRAVTGEAHPVEVSLFEALAEWMGQPAYYTRHGGTQPPRLGTQHATIAPYGTYEAADGREVLFSIQNEREWAALCTGFLGRPELVTDPRFATASDRVAHREELNTIIGARFARSSSDEILKDLEAIGIACAGVNDVAAFLDHPVLAARGRWTEIAVPGATVEALLPPADLAGLPTRMDPVPAVGEHTGPILAELGRTDEEVAALRADGVV, encoded by the coding sequence ATGAGCGTGCAGCGGTATCCCCTGGCCGGGGTCACGGTGGTCAGCTTGGAGCAGGCCGTGGCCGCGCCCTACGCCACCCGGCAGCTCGCCGACCTGGGCGCCCGTGTGATCAAGGTGGAGCGGCCGGGCGGCGGCGACTTCGCCCGCCGGTACGACACGACCGTGCACGGCCACTCCAGCTATTTCGTGTGGCTCAACCGGTCCAAGGAGTCCCTCACACTGGACCTCAAGGATCCACGCGGCCGTGAGATCCTGCACGAACTCCTCGACGGGGCCGACGTGTTCGTCCAGAACCTCGCCCCGGGCGCCGCCGGCCGGCTCGGTCTGGACGCCGCCACCGTCACCAGCCGCCGCCCCGGTCTGATCCCGTGCACGATATCCGGCTGGGGCACGACCGGCCCCTGGGCCGACCGCAAGGCGTACGACCTGCTGGTGCAGTGCCAGACCGGGCTGGTGTCCCTCACGGGAACCCCCGAGGGGACCGCCCGGACGGGGATCTCCGTCGCCGACATCGCCGCCGGGATGTACGCCTACAGCGGCGTCCTCACGGCCCTGTACACCCGCGCCGTCACCGGCGAGGCCCACCCGGTGGAGGTGTCCCTGTTCGAGGCGCTGGCGGAGTGGATGGGCCAGCCCGCCTACTACACCCGGCACGGCGGCACCCAGCCCCCGCGCCTCGGCACCCAGCACGCCACCATCGCGCCGTACGGTACCTACGAGGCCGCCGACGGCAGGGAAGTGCTGTTCTCCATCCAGAACGAGCGCGAGTGGGCGGCCCTGTGCACCGGGTTCCTCGGCCGGCCGGAGCTGGTCACCGACCCGCGCTTCGCGACCGCCTCCGACCGCGTCGCCCACCGCGAGGAGCTCAACACGATCATCGGCGCCCGCTTCGCCCGCTCCAGCTCCGACGAGATCCTCAAGGACCTGGAGGCCATCGGCATCGCCTGCGCCGGGGTCAACGACGTCGCCGCGTTCCTGGACCACCCGGTGCTGGCCGCCCGCGGCCGCTGGACCGAGATCGCGGTGCCCGGCGCCACGGTGGAGGCGCTGCTCCCGCCGGCCGACCTCGCGGGCCTGCCCACCCGCATGGACCCCGTACCGGCGGTCGGCGAGCACACCGGGCCGATCCTCGCCGAGCTGGGCCGCACCGACGAGGAGGTGGCGGCCCTGCGCGCGGACGGCGTCGTCTGA
- a CDS encoding phosphoribosyltransferase, which translates to MRFRDRRQAGEELAETLRTRQSEGALPHPLVLALPRGGVAVAREVAGALDAPLDVLVVRKIGAPFQEELGVGAMAGDEVPLLDEDAMRHLGLREAALAPVIERERVELRRRERLYRQGRPAPDLRGRTVIVVDDGLATGSTARAALRFVRRQAPERVVLAAPVCSPEAAELMRAEADEVVCLHQPAAFMAVGLWYENFDQLTDQDVLEALHAQL; encoded by the coding sequence ATGCGGTTCCGTGACCGTCGGCAGGCCGGCGAGGAACTGGCCGAAACACTGCGCACCCGGCAGAGCGAGGGGGCACTGCCGCATCCTCTCGTCCTCGCCCTGCCCCGCGGCGGGGTCGCCGTGGCACGCGAGGTCGCCGGGGCGCTGGACGCCCCGCTCGACGTGCTCGTCGTACGGAAGATCGGGGCGCCCTTCCAGGAGGAACTCGGCGTCGGTGCGATGGCCGGGGACGAGGTGCCGCTCCTCGACGAGGACGCCATGCGCCACCTGGGCCTCCGGGAGGCCGCCCTCGCACCCGTCATCGAGCGGGAGCGCGTGGAACTGCGCCGCCGGGAGCGGCTGTACCGGCAGGGCCGTCCCGCACCCGACCTGCGTGGTCGCACCGTGATCGTGGTCGACGACGGCCTGGCGACCGGTTCCACGGCGCGGGCCGCGCTGCGATTCGTCCGCCGTCAGGCGCCCGAACGGGTGGTGCTGGCCGCGCCGGTGTGCTCCCCGGAGGCGGCCGAGCTGATGCGCGCCGAGGCCGACGAGGTGGTCTGCCTGCACCAGCCGGCCGCGTTCATGGCCGTGGGCCTCTGGTACGAGAACTTCGACCAGCTGACGGACCAGGACGTCCTGGAGGCGCTGCACGCGCAGCTGTGA
- a CDS encoding TerC family protein, translated as MNVSLSVWLLTVAALCLLVAVDFFVGRKPHDVSVKEAGTWTVVWVVLAVLFGLGLWYFAGSGPTGEFFAGYITEKSLSVDNLFVFVLIMGKFAVPSQYQQRVLMVGVLMALVLRAVFIAAGAAIITAFSWVFYIFGAFLVWTAWKLIQDARKQDHEEEYQENKLLKMAEQRFGVADRYHGTKLFITENGKRIMTPMLVVMLAIGSTDVLFALDSIPAIYGLTQDPYIVFTANAFALMGLRQLYFLIGGLLKKLVHLSYGLSIILGFIGVKLVLHALHESGVHVPEISIPFSLTFIVLVLAVTTITSLRASKKQEAEEAVRAEEDKRRAAGSR; from the coding sequence GTGAACGTCTCGCTCTCCGTGTGGCTGCTGACTGTGGCAGCTCTGTGCCTGCTCGTCGCCGTCGACTTCTTCGTCGGCCGCAAGCCCCATGACGTGTCCGTCAAGGAGGCCGGTACGTGGACGGTGGTGTGGGTCGTCCTGGCCGTGTTGTTCGGACTGGGGCTGTGGTACTTCGCTGGGAGCGGGCCCACGGGTGAGTTCTTCGCCGGGTACATCACCGAGAAGTCGCTGAGCGTCGACAACCTCTTCGTGTTCGTCCTGATCATGGGGAAGTTCGCGGTGCCCTCGCAGTACCAGCAGCGGGTGCTGATGGTCGGCGTCCTGATGGCCCTGGTGCTGCGGGCCGTCTTCATCGCGGCCGGCGCGGCGATCATCACCGCCTTCTCCTGGGTGTTCTACATCTTCGGAGCCTTCCTCGTCTGGACCGCCTGGAAGCTGATCCAGGACGCCCGCAAGCAGGACCACGAGGAGGAGTACCAGGAGAACAAGCTGCTGAAGATGGCGGAGCAGCGCTTCGGGGTGGCCGACCGCTATCACGGCACGAAGCTGTTCATCACCGAGAACGGCAAGCGGATCATGACCCCGATGCTGGTCGTGATGCTCGCGATCGGCTCCACCGACGTGCTGTTCGCCCTCGACTCCATCCCCGCGATCTACGGGCTGACGCAGGACCCGTACATCGTGTTCACCGCGAACGCCTTCGCCCTGATGGGCCTGCGCCAGCTGTACTTCCTCATCGGCGGCCTGCTGAAGAAGCTCGTCCACCTCTCCTACGGCCTGTCGATCATCCTGGGCTTCATCGGTGTGAAGCTGGTGCTGCACGCCCTGCACGAGTCGGGCGTCCACGTGCCCGAGATCAGCATCCCCTTCTCACTGACCTTCATCGTGCTCGTCCTGGCCGTCACCACGATCACCAGCCTGCGGGCTTCGAAGAAGCAGGAGGCCGAGGAGGCGGTCAGGGCCGAGGAGGACAAGCGGCGGGCCGCCGGATCCCGGTAG